TAAATAGCCAATTAATAATACGCCTAGCGGTCTAACTTTTATAATAATCACCCACCTTAACTATTTCTATAGACTATTATATACAAATAAGAATAATTATTTTATCTCATCTACTGTAAAACTTTGTATTTCTGATAAATTTTTTCGGACACTATTATCACTCCATACATAAAAATCCCATTGGTGTTCGGTTAAGCCCCCAATATTCTAATATTAACCTAAAGCGGCACTTTACCCCTGGAAAATAGATGACGAATATTGTTGATATTGTTCTATGGAAAGAAGGAATGTTACCTTTCCTTTGTAGAATTCTCCTCCAAATAATGCCCACGAGGAGGTTCCACATTGGCTCCAATTCCCGGAAAAATTAATCCTTATGAGATCGAAAACGTTCTGAACAAAATGTTCTCCCCGGAGTGGCTGAGGGACACAGCGGCTAAAGTCGGATATGTCCAGCGTAACCGTAAGATCGACCCGGTCACCTTTTTCTGGGTCGTGGTGCTTGGTTTTGGAGTTGGAGTACAGCGTACCCTCGCCTCATTAAGAAGGGCCTACGAGACAGCATCGGCTGAAACACTCGTTCCATCCTCTTTTTATGACCGCTTCAATAAAGGGCTCATCGCCTTTCTTAAAGAGTGCTTGGCGCACGGCATAGCGGATTTAGCGAATCACGCCAGCCTTACGCTTTCAGATAAACTGAAGGGGTTCAAGGACCTGATGGTGGCAGACGGCACGATCATCAGGCTGCACGATAAATTAGCCGAACAGTTCCCTGGAGCAAGGGGCAAGGCTGAGCTCAAGATACATACCGCTATCGGGCTCACAGGCAACACAAAGAGCATCGCCATCTATTCCGGCAAGACCGCCGATATCAAGACCATGCGCATCGGTTCCTGGCTGAAGGACAACATCCTCCTGTTCGATCTCGGCTATTTTAAGCATGAGTTGTTCAGCAGGATCAGAGGCAATGGCGGCTACTTCGTAAGCAGGCTGAAGCAATCCCATAGTCTCGGTGCTGCGTGTCCACCAGGGTAATACGATCGACCTTGCCGGCAAAAAGCTTAAGGATATGCTCCCCCGGCTGAAGCGGGAAGTGATCGATATTGAGGTGGAGGTTTCCTTCAAAAGTAGAGCCTCTAAGGCCAAGAAAACAGAGAAAGACGGGACGTTCGAGGTCTATTATCCCAAGGGCGACATACCTAAGGTTAAAGAGACCTTCCGGTTGGTAGGGATACGCGACAAGGAAAGCAAGACGTATCATCTCTACCTTACCAACATCACGCCGGAACAGCTATCGGCAGAAGATGTGGCGCTCCTTTACAGGGCACGCTGGAGCATAGAACTGGTTTTCAAAGAACTGAAGCGCTTCTATCAACTGGATGTCATTTCCAGTGGCGCGCCTACCGTGATAGAATCTCTGGTGCTAGTGGCCATGCTGACCCTGGTCGTAAGCCACAGACTGCTTAACCAAATGCGTCTATGGGCTCCGGAAAAAAGCGCCCGCTTTACACCTCTGCGTTGGGCTGAGTCGTTTTATGCTATTGCGCCAGTTATGATGGGCCGTGTACTCAAGGCTGCTGGTATTGACGAGGCTCCTCTCTTGCTCATTGTTTACTTCATGGGTGAGGGCATCGATCCCAATGTTAACAGAGAACGCCTGTTGTCGCCTTGGGTAAAAGCAACCAATTCCCAGGGATTTGATACTATTGATTAAAATTTCTGGTAAACCGATCACGCATGATAAAAATCCAGATGCCTAAGCTAAGCAAATTTGACACAATGAAGCCACTGCTAACATTATTATAGGGACAGATTATCTATTTCAGCATTTTGTTAGTTGTG
Above is a genomic segment from Pelotomaculum isophthalicicum JI containing:
- a CDS encoding IS4 family transposase — encoded protein: MAPIPGKINPYEIENVLNKMFSPEWLRDTAAKVGYVQRNRKIDPVTFFWVVVLGFGVGVQRTLASLRRAYETASAETLVPSSFYDRFNKGLIAFLKECLAHGIADLANHASLTLSDKLKGFKDLMVADGTIIRLHDKLAEQFPGARGKAELKIHTAIGLTGNTKSIAIYSGKTADIKTMRIGSWLKDNILLFDLGYFKHELFSRIRGNGGYFVSRLKQSHSLGAACPPG
- a CDS encoding transposase: MLRVHQGNTIDLAGKKLKDMLPRLKREVIDIEVEVSFKSRASKAKKTEKDGTFEVYYPKGDIPKVKETFRLVGIRDKESKTYHLYLTNITPEQLSAEDVALLYRARWSIELVFKELKRFYQLDVISSGAPTVIESLVLVAMLTLVVSHRLLNQMRLWAPEKSARFTPLRWAESFYAIAPVMMGRVLKAAGIDEAPLLLIVYFMGEGIDPNVNRERLLSPWVKATNSQGFDTID